In Pseudomonas sp. ADAK18, a single window of DNA contains:
- a CDS encoding 3-hydroxybutyrate dehydrogenase, whose product MTTLNGKTALVTGSTSGIGLGIALSLAKAGANLILNGFGDASAVIAQVKAFGGKVGHHPADVSDPAQIAEMIAYAEREFGGVDILVNNAGIQHVAAVEDFPVERWDSIIAINLSSVFHSTRLSLPGMKAKGWGRIINIASVHGQVGSVGKAAYVAAKHGVIGLTKVVGLETATSNVTCNAICPGWVLTPLVQKQIDDRAAAGVDPQQAQHDLLAQKQPSLEFVTPPQLGELVLFLCSDAGNQVRGAAWNIDGGWLAQ is encoded by the coding sequence ATGACGACTTTGAACGGCAAGACCGCCCTCGTGACCGGCTCCACCAGCGGCATTGGCCTGGGCATCGCCCTGAGCCTGGCCAAGGCCGGCGCCAATCTGATCCTCAACGGTTTTGGTGATGCCAGCGCAGTGATCGCCCAGGTCAAGGCCTTTGGCGGCAAGGTTGGCCATCACCCGGCGGACGTCAGCGACCCGGCGCAGATAGCCGAAATGATCGCCTACGCCGAGCGTGAATTCGGCGGTGTCGACATCCTGGTGAACAACGCCGGTATCCAGCACGTGGCCGCCGTGGAAGATTTCCCGGTAGAACGCTGGGACTCGATCATCGCCATCAACCTGTCGTCGGTGTTCCACAGCACGCGCCTGAGCCTGCCGGGCATGAAAGCCAAAGGCTGGGGGCGCATCATCAATATCGCCTCGGTCCACGGCCAGGTCGGCTCAGTGGGCAAGGCGGCCTACGTCGCGGCCAAGCACGGCGTGATTGGCCTGACCAAAGTGGTGGGCCTGGAAACCGCCACCAGCAACGTCACCTGCAACGCCATTTGCCCGGGCTGGGTACTGACGCCGCTGGTGCAGAAGCAGATTGATGATCGCGCGGCGGCAGGCGTTGATCCGCAACAGGCGCAACATGATTTGCTGGCGCAGAAGCAGCCGTCACTGGAGTTCGTGACACCGCCGCAGTTGGGGGAACTGGTGCTGTTCTTGTGCAGCGACGCCGGCAACCAAGTGCGTGGCGCCGCGTGGAATATCGATGGCGGTTGGTTGGCTCAGTAA